One window of Hymenobacter sp. BRD128 genomic DNA carries:
- a CDS encoding TIGR02757 family protein, with protein sequence MDTVKVNNLRALLNERADRHNQPAFLAKDPVSIPHRYTRLQDIEISGLFAALLAWGQRPTILKKTAELMTRMDDAPYQFITQHHDDDLKKLLGFCHRTFCDTDLLYFVHWLRWFYKSHTSLEDAFLHGATMRERLINFHDLFFSLPDAPARTRKHVATPARGSVCKRLNMYLRWLVRRDTNGVDFGLWRRIAPSELICPIDVHVERQARLLGLLKREKVDWQAAEELTANLRLLDPSDPVKYDFALFGEGVG encoded by the coding sequence ATGGATACTGTTAAAGTAAATAATCTCCGCGCCCTGCTCAACGAGCGCGCCGACCGCCACAACCAGCCGGCGTTTCTGGCCAAAGACCCCGTCAGCATTCCGCACCGCTACACGCGGTTGCAGGATATTGAAATCAGCGGGCTTTTCGCCGCGCTGCTGGCCTGGGGCCAGCGCCCCACCATTCTGAAGAAAACGGCGGAATTGATGACGCGTATGGACGATGCGCCCTACCAGTTCATCACCCAACACCACGACGACGACCTGAAGAAGCTGCTCGGCTTCTGCCACCGCACGTTCTGCGATACCGACTTGCTCTACTTCGTGCACTGGCTGCGCTGGTTCTACAAAAGTCACACTTCCCTCGAAGATGCCTTTCTGCACGGCGCCACCATGCGCGAGCGATTGATAAACTTCCACGACCTATTCTTCAGCCTGCCCGATGCGCCGGCCCGCACCCGCAAGCACGTGGCCACGCCCGCCCGCGGCTCGGTCTGCAAGCGCCTCAATATGTACTTGCGCTGGCTGGTGCGCCGCGATACTAACGGCGTCGATTTCGGCCTCTGGCGCCGCATTGCCCCGAGTGAATTAATATGCCCCATCGATGTGCACGTCGAGCGCCAGGCCCGCCTGCTAGGGTTGCTGAAGCGCGAAAAAGTAGACTGGCAAGCCGCCGAAGAGCTCACCGCTAACCTGCGCCTGCTCGACCCTAGTGACCCGGTGAAGTACGATTTTGCGCTGTTTGGGGAGGGCGTGGGGTAA
- a CDS encoding LysM peptidoglycan-binding domain-containing protein: MSLLASLLILNSLHGPLATLPASHRLPTDSIGQETRNGQRFVRHRVAQGETMFALGRRYHVSVDQIAAANPQLKNGLGIGEVVLIPRGGAARPTAVAPPARLPAATSAAVPEHYTVAKGETLFGIARRFNLAPAELILLNHLPAGGAVRVGQELQLRAAGADAAPVAASPAPAAARPAAPEPPAPKVNPAAPAQIATVTPATPAEKREEAVETKAPTHASELVQRKTDVGIASVIPNNGTDKYLALHKTAPVGTIMQVKNQMNGQSVYVRVIGTLPDTGENENILVRLSPRAVQKLGTADAKFRVETSYVP, encoded by the coding sequence ATGAGTCTGCTCGCTTCGTTGTTGATACTGAATTCGCTGCATGGCCCGCTGGCCACCCTGCCCGCTAGCCACCGGCTGCCTACCGATTCCATTGGCCAGGAAACCCGCAATGGCCAGCGCTTCGTGCGCCACCGCGTGGCCCAGGGCGAAACTATGTTTGCCTTGGGCCGCCGCTACCACGTGTCGGTCGACCAGATTGCGGCGGCCAACCCGCAGCTCAAAAACGGCCTGGGCATTGGCGAGGTGGTGCTCATTCCGCGCGGCGGGGCGGCCCGGCCTACGGCGGTGGCCCCGCCGGCTAGGCTGCCCGCCGCCACCTCGGCTGCCGTGCCCGAGCACTACACCGTGGCCAAGGGCGAAACATTGTTTGGCATTGCCCGCCGCTTCAATCTCGCGCCCGCCGAGCTGATTCTGCTCAACCACCTGCCGGCTGGCGGCGCGGTGCGCGTGGGCCAGGAGCTGCAGCTGCGCGCCGCCGGTGCCGACGCCGCGCCGGTAGCGGCTAGCCCCGCCCCGGCCGCCGCGCGCCCCGCCGCCCCCGAGCCGCCCGCGCCCAAGGTGAATCCCGCTGCCCCGGCCCAGATAGCTACCGTGACGCCCGCCACCCCCGCCGAAAAGCGTGAGGAAGCCGTCGAAACCAAAGCGCCCACCCACGCCAGCGAGCTGGTGCAGCGCAAAACTGACGTGGGCATCGCCTCCGTCATTCCCAACAACGGCACCGACAAGTACCTGGCCCTGCACAAAACGGCGCCCGTCGGTACCATCATGCAGGTCAAAAACCAGATGAACGGCCAGTCGGTGTACGTGCGCGTCATCGGCACGCTACCCGATACCGGCGAGAATGAGAACATCCTGGTGCGCCTCTCGCCCCGCGCCGTGCAAAAGCTCGGCACCGCCGACGCCAAATTTCGGGTCGAGACGAGCTACGTGCCGTAG
- the kdsB gene encoding 3-deoxy-manno-octulosonate cytidylyltransferase encodes MSALGIIPARFASSRLPGKPLVDLGGRTMIERVVAQARRARLARVVVATDDERILDHVRGFGGEAVLTRADHPSGTDRVWEAFDLLGRPGGFNCIVNIQGDEPFIHPAQINALVDLFAQRPTPAIATLIKPVLTDEELFSPHLPKVVVNQFGRAMYFSRYPLPYQRQHPSHEWLAHHQYYRHLGLYAYDPETLGELTLLPPSRLELSESLEQLRWLEAEYPIQTVITELDAFGIDTPEDVARARQRLGAG; translated from the coding sequence ATGTCCGCTCTCGGTATTATTCCGGCCCGTTTTGCCTCCTCCCGCCTGCCCGGCAAACCCCTCGTAGACCTGGGCGGCCGCACCATGATTGAGCGCGTGGTAGCGCAAGCGCGGCGGGCCAGGCTAGCCCGCGTGGTGGTAGCCACCGACGACGAGCGCATCCTCGACCACGTGCGCGGCTTTGGGGGCGAGGCCGTGCTCACGCGCGCCGACCACCCCAGCGGCACCGACCGCGTGTGGGAGGCGTTTGACTTGCTGGGCCGGCCTGGCGGGTTTAATTGCATCGTCAATATTCAGGGCGATGAGCCGTTTATTCACCCGGCGCAGATAAACGCCTTAGTGGACTTGTTTGCCCAGCGGCCCACGCCGGCCATTGCCACGCTCATCAAACCGGTGCTTACGGACGAAGAATTATTCAGTCCCCACTTGCCCAAAGTAGTGGTGAACCAGTTTGGGCGGGCAATGTATTTCAGCCGGTACCCCCTGCCCTACCAGCGCCAGCACCCTAGCCACGAGTGGCTAGCCCATCATCAGTATTACCGGCACCTGGGCTTGTATGCCTACGACCCCGAAACTTTAGGGGAGCTTACGTTGCTACCGCCGTCGCGGCTGGAACTATCTGAGAGCCTGGAGCAACTGCGCTGGCTCGAAGCCGAATATCCCATCCAGACGGTTATCACTGAGCTCGACGCCTTTGGCATCGACACGCCCGAGGATGTGGCGCGGGCGCGCCAGCGGCTGGGGGCTGGCTAG
- a CDS encoding CCA tRNA nucleotidyltransferase, which produces MTTPTLPDLPIFRTIAEAAHELGQPAYVIGGYVRDLALKRSSKDIDVVTVGDGIRLAQAVGRRLPGRGRVTVFKNFGTAMLPTEEAGEIEFVGARRESYRAESRKPEVEAGTLEDDLARRDFTINALGLSLNAEDFGALVDRYDGMKDLASKTIRTPLGPDITFSDDPLRMLRAIRFASQLNFDIEPDTYDAIGRNKERIKIVSQERITIELNKIVESPVPSYGFKLLLQTGLLQLIFPKMALLHGVEKVGNHAHKDNFYHTLQVLDNVAAAGGDLWLRWAAILHDIAKPATKRYDPKVGWTFHGHEDKGARWVPGIFTDLKLPLGEEMRLVQKLVRLHLRPIALSKEIVTDSAVRRLLFEAGDDIDRLLVLCRADITSKDHQRKARYLQNFDVVEEKLREIEAKDHLRNFKPVITGEVIMETFGLKPSRQVGELKEAVLEAILEGEVPNEWEPAYALLLRRGAALGLAPGAQA; this is translated from the coding sequence ATGACCACGCCCACGCTGCCCGATTTGCCCATCTTCCGTACCATTGCCGAGGCCGCCCACGAGTTGGGCCAGCCAGCCTACGTCATCGGCGGCTACGTGCGCGACCTGGCCTTAAAGCGCAGCAGCAAGGACATTGACGTGGTGACGGTGGGCGACGGCATCCGGCTAGCCCAGGCGGTGGGCCGGCGGCTGCCGGGCCGGGGCCGCGTCACGGTGTTTAAGAACTTCGGCACCGCCATGCTGCCCACCGAGGAGGCCGGCGAAATCGAGTTTGTGGGCGCCCGCCGGGAAAGCTACCGCGCCGAAAGCCGCAAGCCCGAGGTAGAGGCCGGCACCCTGGAAGACGACCTGGCCCGCCGCGACTTCACCATCAACGCGCTGGGCCTGAGCCTCAACGCCGAGGACTTCGGCGCGCTCGTGGACCGCTACGACGGCATGAAGGACCTGGCTAGCAAGACCATCCGCACGCCGCTGGGGCCCGATATCACGTTCTCCGACGACCCGCTGCGCATGCTGCGCGCCATCCGCTTCGCCTCGCAGCTCAACTTTGATATTGAGCCCGATACCTACGACGCCATCGGCCGCAATAAGGAGCGCATCAAAATCGTGTCGCAGGAGCGTATCACCATTGAGCTCAATAAGATAGTTGAGTCGCCGGTGCCCAGCTACGGCTTCAAGCTGCTGTTGCAGACCGGCCTATTGCAGCTCATCTTTCCGAAGATGGCGCTGCTGCACGGCGTAGAAAAAGTGGGTAACCACGCCCACAAGGATAATTTTTATCATACCCTGCAAGTGCTTGATAACGTGGCGGCTGCCGGGGGTGACCTGTGGCTGCGCTGGGCCGCCATCCTGCACGACATCGCCAAGCCCGCCACCAAGCGCTACGACCCTAAAGTAGGCTGGACCTTTCACGGCCACGAGGACAAGGGCGCGCGCTGGGTGCCAGGCATTTTTACCGACCTCAAGCTGCCGCTAGGGGAGGAGATGCGCCTGGTGCAGAAGCTGGTGCGCCTGCACCTGCGGCCCATTGCGCTGAGCAAGGAAATCGTGACCGACTCGGCGGTGCGCCGCCTGCTCTTCGAGGCCGGCGACGACATCGACCGCCTCCTGGTGCTGTGCCGGGCCGATATTACCAGCAAGGACCACCAGCGCAAGGCCCGCTACCTCCAGAATTTCGACGTGGTAGAAGAAAAGCTGCGCGAAATTGAGGCCAAGGACCATCTGCGCAACTTCAAGCCCGTCATCACCGGCGAGGTCATTATGGAAACCTTCGGCCTCAAGCCCTCGCGCCAGGTAGGCGAGCTGAAGGAAGCCGTGCTCGAAGCCATTCTGGAAGGCGAAGTGCCCAACGAGTGGGAGCCGGCCTACGCGCTGCTGCTGCGCCGCGGCGCGGCGCTGGGGCTAGCCCCGGGCGCGCAGGCCTAG
- a CDS encoding glycosyl hydrolase family 28 protein has product MLPLTFHHELLLRSPAGARAGWAARPGGCAKNDATPSATSTTGTPPPNLHTQANSALVRPRLINISACQNPTVTGCTCLHGHGLSIGSETSLGINTLTVSNYVFTNTDNGIRIKSAPGLGGLLQNVSYSNITTTNVKKPLVLNRAYALNPNNTHPTDIPSVVGMALDHLTVTGAQNAGSLVGLATLPIQNLPLSNLTISAKTGLVMQHATGVVLSNWVINVASGKLISTQNVQGTGF; this is encoded by the coding sequence ATGCTCCCGCTTACTTTCCACCATGAATTGCTACTTCGCTCGCCTGCTGGGGCTAGGGCTGGTTGGGCTGCTCGGCCTGGGGGCTGCGCCAAAAACGACGCTACGCCTTCGGCCACCTCCACCACAGGCACGCCGCCGCCCAACCTGCACACTCAGGCAAATAGCGCCCTGGTGCGCCCCCGGCTCATCAACATTTCTGCGTGCCAGAACCCGACCGTGACGGGCTGCACTTGCCTGCACGGCCACGGCCTTTCAATTGGCAGCGAAACTTCTTTGGGCATTAATACCCTGACAGTCAGCAACTATGTCTTCACCAATACTGATAATGGCATCCGCATCAAGTCGGCGCCCGGCCTGGGGGGACTGCTGCAAAACGTCAGCTACAGCAACATCACCACGACGAACGTTAAGAAACCGCTCGTGCTAAACAGGGCGTATGCGCTTAACCCGAATAATACGCACCCAACCGACATCCCGAGCGTGGTGGGCATGGCCCTCGACCACCTCACCGTGACCGGCGCCCAAAACGCCGGTAGTCTGGTGGGGCTAGCCACGCTGCCCATCCAAAACCTGCCGCTATCCAACCTCACTATCTCGGCCAAAACCGGCCTGGTTATGCAGCATGCTACCGGGGTTGTGCTCAGCAATTGGGTTATCAACGTGGCGAGCGGCAAGCTCATTAGCACCCAGAACGTGCAGGGCACGGGCTTTTAG